The genomic DNA gtatgggggtgtgtcagtgcccttggtaaaggtcatttacactctatgatgcagcattaatacagaaaagtatgtagagcaacatgtgctgccttcaacacgtcgtcttttccagggacgtccagcatttttcaacaagacgatgcaaaaccacctgctgcactcattacAAAAGTGTGGCTGGACTGGCCCCaatgcagtcctgacctgtccccaatagagaacgtgtggaggagTTTGAAACAACGACGACGACCCCCTGTACTGCTGCTCATCTtaaaacgtgtttgcaggaaaaacgagacaaaataaaagctgaaacactaaatctcttggtctcctctgtgccaaaacctcttttaagtggtgaaaaggaacgacaacattacaaagtggtaaatgctttactgtcccaactttatttggaatgtgttgcaggtaattaaataataagtaataatacaaCTGTGAATAAATCTGAGCTAAATAAGGAGATATAAAGAGGTGAGGAGAACACTGAGGTGCTAATATTTATTATCAGTGGAGTCGGTTTGTTTAAAGCAGGGTTGGGGAACCTTCTACCCACTAAGGGccagattaataattacatatctggTCACAGGCCACAGACTGCAATGATGCAACATACAGCCAAATAATATATGCTTTATAAAAAGATGCTGAtggtatgtagtgtttatatttgatcGTTTTAGCGCCCGTTTTCCAGTGTTGTTGTGGATAGAGCGAGAGCGAGAGCAGAAACCAGTCCAGTCTAACCGTAAATATCTTAAGGTATTGGGAAGTTTAGTTAAGTCGCTGCACCTGTTGTTGAGCTGAGGGGTTCGAAAAGGTACAAGCGAGGAGAACTGACTAAAACCGgagatacagtgtgtgtgtaatggcgGACGCGTTTAACTTCACTATAGACTGATAAAATTTTGAGGCTTTGTCTGTATTGTGTGTAAAACGTGGACTTCGAGTAATACTACGACTTCTGGAGCGAAGTAAGAACGTGTTTATTTGACTTTCCAAAGCCGTTTTGGGTGTAAGTGGATATTATTAAACTGCAACCAGACTGCTGTGTGAAGTGCGGGACAGAGCGCCAGTGCTTGtgactttttaattaaattggaTACTCGCGTGGGGACAGAGAGTGACTGAGACATTGCAAGTGAACTGACTGTTGTCAACTTCTTACGTGAAGGACGATTTTTTGTGCACGTGTGTTTGAACTGCATTCTAGAAACGGGGGCAGCTGTTTGCTGTGTTGAACTGTTCTTTTCCTGCCATTCGGACATCCTCTCAGCTACTCCAGTCAGCAAATGAAGGAAAGTGATCAAATATTTTTGATATAtcaaatatatttgtatatcaAATATACAcacttaaatattttgtttattatcttCTAAATGTTCCAGTAGTTATTCAGGGATATTTTGTAACAAGAGCTTACTTGAGTGTTTTGTGCAAGATGTTTAATTGTAAGGAACTGAATAGTATTAACAGTGAACTGAACAGTAGTAACTGAGTATTTAAAACTTGTAAAGCAAACGTTGCTTGTTACAGATAGATCACAATTGTAACTTCATTgcatttgtgttttaatttgttgCATTATAGCTATTAAGTTGATATATATTCAACATAACTCATTACAgttttcttaaataaacatcATTTGGATGTTAAAAGTTGTATGTTGCCTTATCCTGGAGTAGGGGCGTCTCACCTGTTCTGCTAGGTGTGCAGAAGGGGGAaagttaacatttatttaatacttattAGTATAGTGTTAACAACAAAACTTCGGGTTGCCACTGTGAGTATTTTTCCGAAGCCCACCTGCTGTCATCTATTAGTGAATCACATATTTCACGCAAAATAGGTAAACCATACTTATACCTATAAGTACAGAGACTAATTGTACTGGGGGGTGAAGACTTAGATCTGTACACTCTGCGGTCGTCCAGGGTAAGTTTAGTTTCCTTTCTACCCCTACTAGGCGGGCTGAGATCCACCATCCGCTACATGAAGCTTATATTTTAGCAGCAGAAACCATGCACTCCTTCATAAACTCGCTATCAGAAAAAGGCTGTAGTCGTTTTGCGATCAGTTTACTGACCACATAACTCACCTCAGTCACACTGTCCAGTTCCTTTCTGGGTCGTGTGAAAGAAGTTTGCTGTGCAATCAAATTTTTTCTGAGCACCTTTATTTTCTCCGGTCATTCCGATCCTTGCAGAGTGGTATACTGTACTTTGCGTGTTTGGTTGTATGATGTCTTTCAATATAATTTTTCTTTAGAACAGCGAGAGATTCTCCACAAATTAAACATACTGGCATTCCTTTTACTTCAACAAGTAAAAGGATTTTTCTTGAGAGATACGACATTCATCATCAACTTTCCTGCACTTCAACAAACTTTAACAAACCACAAAGACGCAGCTAATTGGACAAACCTACAGTCTCGGTTGTCGCAGCTTATTGGTTAATTTGATACACGCGTCATCATTAATTGCGGGGACAGAGATGCTTGGGCTGCTTTGTTTGCCTTGTTGCTACGCGACACTGAAACGAAAATCAATTCATGCtacagggttcacaaacttttcctCACACATAATATATCAGTGGATAAAggagtagaaataataagagtgtcattaattttcttttacctcAGTTTCTTCAGTTTACACTTTGGATCCTGTAGTAAATAAACAACCAGTTTTACTCCTGAATTTCCAGGATGGTTCCCTCTGAGATCCAGCTCCATCAGCTCTGATGatgggtttgatctcagagcttcAGCCAGAGCAGCATAACCTTCCTCTCTTACACCACAATCTGATAATCTGCAGAAAtaagaaaatatttaattatataaatgtacTGTTGGCTCTTAATTTACTTTCTTATAAATAATTAGTTTATTTCAACACCAATGAtctggtaataaataaatgataataaaatactaaCGTGAGTTTGTGGAGTTTGAACTGTGGATCCTTCAGtagatgagagatctgaatcactcctgaatctcctagTTGATTGTTACTCAGATCCAGATCTTTCAGGTGTGATGGATTTACATCAAGAGCTGATTTCAGATCAGTACAACTTTTATCTGTAATGCTGCAGTTCCTCAAGCTgcagagagagaagaagaacatctgaataaaagtatttataaataatatcatATTATAAGCTACATGTTGGTGGGTGTAAAATTAAATCATGTCTGTTCCTCTTGAGGATTTTCTCCCCTCACTGTTCCTGGAAGGTTTTATTTACTCTGCAGGGTTTGAGGATCAGTTGAGGTTTAGATCTTGTTCATCAGGCTGTTTTCTGatgatcttttatttatattttgcccACATGAACCATCCAGGAGGAAATTCATGATAATTTCACAACAAATAagaaagattttatttttttattgctcACTCACTTCTTATTAATTTAGAATAAAGTAGTTTATAATTAATGTCCCTCCCTCAACTCAGTGTTAATATCTAACAGATCAGACACACCGGTAATGCTGAACATTTCTGTCAGTCATGGTGATAAAATTTGCGCCCCCTACAGGCTCGTACACGCCTCAGCCACTCTGAGCTGCTTCTTCACTCCCCTCCTGAACCTGACAGTTAGGAACCACTGTTCCAGGTGACTTGGTGATCacgtgtttattttaaattgtacaGAGAAAAGAAGGTgctgagtttgaatcccaggtaaTGTGGAAAGGGTtctttgtgtggagttttgcatgttctcttcatgTCAGCATTAGTTTCTTCTGCGAGTTCCAGTTTTTTCTCCAtaattcaaagacatgcagtcaagttcaCTGGAAATacgtaagtgtttgtgtgtttttgtatgtgtgtgtatgtgtgtgtgtgtatgtatacagtgctggccaaaagtattggcacccctgcaattctgtcagataatacttaatttcttccagaaaatgattgcaatcacaaatgctttggtattaatatcttcatttattttgcttgcaatgaaaaaacacaaaagagaatgaaaaaaaagtcaaatcaattatcatttcacacaaaactccaaaaatgggccggacaaaagtattggcaccctcagcctaatacttggtagcacaacctttagacaaaataactgcgaacaaccgcttccggtaaccatcaatgagtgtcttacaatgccctgctggaattttagaccattcttctttggcaaactgctccaggtccctgagatttgaagggtgccttctccaaactgccattttgagatctcttcacaggtgttctatgggattcaggtctggactcattgctggccactttagaagtctccagtgctttctctcaaaccattttctagtgctttttgaagtgtgttttgggtcattgtcctgctggaagacccatgacctctgagggagacccagctttctcacactgggccctacattatgctgcaaaatttgttggtagtcttcagacttcataatgccatgcacacggtcaagcagtccagtgccagaggcagcaaagcaaccccaaaacatcagggaacctccgccatgtttgactgtagggaccgtgttcttttctttgaaggcctcgttttttttcctgtaaactctatgttgatgccttttcccaaaaagctctacttttgtctcatctgaccagagaacattcttccaaaacgtttttggctttctcaggtaagttttggcaaactccagcctggcttttttatgtctctgggtcagaagtggggtcttcctggatatcctaccatagagtcccttttcattcagacgccgacggatagtacgggttgacactgttgtaccctcggactgcagggcagcttgaacttgtttggatgttagtcgaggttctttatccaccatccgcacaatctttcgttgaaatctctcgtcaatttttcttttccgtccacatctagggaggttagccacagtgccatgggctttaaacttcttgatgacactgcgcacggtagacacaggaacattcaggtctttggagatggacttgtagccttgagattgcccatgcttcctcacaattttgcttctcaagtcctcagacagttcttttggtcttctttcttttctccatgctcaatgtggtacacacaaggacacaggacagaggttgagtcaactttaatccattttaactggctgcaagtgtgatttagttattgccaccacctgttatgtgccacaggtaagtaacaggtgctgttaattacacaaattagagaagcatcacatgatttttcaaagggtgccaatacttttgtccacccccttttttatgtttggtgtggaattatatccaatttggctttttgacaattctttttgtggttttccattgaagacaaattaaatgaacattttaatatcaaagcatttgtaattgcaatcattttctggaagaaattgagtattatctgacagaattgcaggggtgccaatacttttggccagcactgtatatatgtgtgtgtgtgtatcagtgttaattttgacagcaaattttgatttagttttagtcatagtcttttgactaaaatgtaatttagttttagtcataatttagtcatctgaattgttttagttttagttgactaattatcataagaatatagtcgactaaatctacagtcgattcagtcgactaaaatacatatttgtttgtttattaggattttaatgtcatgttttacactttggttacattcatgacaggaacagtagttactcattacacaagtttatttgattcacaaggttatatcaaacacagtcatgcacaaatttagtatcttcaattcacctcacttgcacgtctttggactgtgggaggaaaccggagcacccggaggaaactcacgcagacaacatgcaaactccacacagaaaggacccggaccgccccacctggggttcgaacccaggaccttcttgctgtgaggcaacagtgctacccacttagccactgtgctgccctaaaatacatataaagggtgtaaaatgtaaatgctttgtcatcacttcccttaaattatttgtcattatatacactaacacaaaatgaaacatttttaaccagttatggaatattaataatgtttgaatgtgcaatacacacaaaaccagatttataaaacggatagttccggtcctaaaatctgattggctgagccgcgttcgaagccgttgtaaaatccctgataaactcacacctatgaccacctcacatcattccatattaatacgccactgaatagaaaaaattaatgttatttttgccctcatgttgcctagcaacactgttaatcgaactactggtcattaatattttgttattgttatgctcagtAAGcaggtcagttaaataaagatgttgtttgaaataagttaataaagcaataagccactcgagaccgtgcattactgttaagattttagcacggggaaagaagttttaggcactccgcttcgcgtcgtgccaaaaacgtcatccccgtgctaaaatcacagtaatgaacggcctctcgtggcttattgctttattaacttatttcaaacaacatctttatttacctgacctgcttactgagcataacaataacaaaatatgaatgaccagtaggcctgctctgcctgaaacatatatgcattgttcataacaaattgcatattacattctttataaaactgggtaccataaaagcagctgtgacgttatgttgccattatactgccagcagtgccagatgtttcagatttgttgtttttacccGAGACCGTCGCCCCACATgatttacacatcgtcttgtttttcacgacgtcaaatgagaaatgtgtcatttttcgtcaacgaaattaacacaggtgtgtatgtgtgtgtgtgtgtgtatatatgtgtgtgtgtgtgtatatgtgtgtgtgtgtgtgtgtatgtgtgtgtgtatatgtgtgtgtgtgtatatgtgtgtgtgtgtgtatatatgtgtgtgtgtgtatatgtgtgtgtgtgtgtgtgtatgtgtgtgtgtgtatgtgtgtgtgtgtgtatatgtgtgtgtgtgtgtgtgtatgtgtgtgtgtgtgtatatgtgtgtgtgtgtatgtgtgtgtgtatgtgtgtatatgtgtgtgtgtgtgtgtgtgtgtgtgtgtatatatgtgtgtgtgtgtgtgtgtatgttgccctgtgatggactggtgacctgaccAGGatgtttacaataaataaacgtACGTGAGTTTTATAATCATGCAGTGTGGATCCTTCAGTACAGTCGATACATGTTTAACTCCTGAATCTCCAATATTTCTTCCACTCAGATCCACCTCACTCAGGTCTAACATCTTTATACCCATTTTATTCAGATAATCACAAGCTTTATTCATCTCAGGGCTCAGAAATCTacagaacaataaataataatattattacaccGTTATTTTACTGCTAATGTAACAGACCAGAATACAGGATCAGTGAGTTTAGAGTGGATTCAAAATTACTTCATATTTAATTGTTAATGTTAAATTAGTATGTAACAGTCTGTATTTGCAGTTCTGCACTTTTTGTTCCACACGCTTGCTGTAGTCTGGTCGACTCAAGACATGTAAATGTACACCtaagatattttacatttatacaataaaataatagacGTACAAGCTTTAATACCaagtaaatataattaattaataatcacaTCACTTAACCAGCagggttttatttcattttgatgAGTAATTAAAGTTCATATTAAACTGTTTAAGTGTTGGTGCAAACTCCTGCTTCACCAAAATTATACAAAATTATACActtctgtaaataataaaacctgCTAACAGTTTtagttgttttaataataattaataattaatataagtatttaatatgttttgtttGACCCTGAGCTTTACTGACTGATTTAAACACAATAAGTTAAATGTACTCACCTCACTCTCAGTTTAGATTTTGGTTtctttaataaatcattaaacatCTTCATTCCTTCTGTTCCTGGATTATTTCCACTGAGATCCAGATCAGTTAGaggtgatgaggggtttaacaTCAGAGCTCCAGCCAGAGCAACATAACCTTCATCTGAGATCTCACAATCTCTCAGTCTGTAAGTAGAATCATAAACAATGAATCAGAACTTTAGGAGCTTTAAGAGCATTTACAGCTGATATAAGAATAAAAGTTTCTCTAAAGCAGCTCAAGAtctaaatttaaaacaattgtGTAGAAAATATTGATCCTAGAAATCCGGAATTCGTATTGCTAAAGGTTCTGCGTGTGATGGTGATGAACTTATTGTAattactttattacttttttttaactttttattacTGATTGTTTTTATTCTTAGATTTTAAAAAccctgaaaaaaacaaacagttatAAAGAATCAGGTAGAATTTGACCTCTTATGCAGCAAAGTTTAGTAAATTATAATTGAAATTGTAGGAGCaatacactattatacacaaCAGATTCAGGAAGAATCCAGACCCCGGTTTTCTGCAGACTTTATTGTGTAGATTTAATTTGAAATGGAAATAATTACTATTTTAACATCCATCTACACTAATCACCCAGGATTAGAAAGCTAAGATGGCTAAGATATAATAGACCAACCCCTTCTCTGCATACAGTTATAGAATTTACAcatatggcatttagcagatgcctttatccaaagctactaacaattgtgactaaatacaatttgagcaactaaaggttaagggccttgctcaggggcccaatagtggtaatgtaaaatattgccTATTCAGCAATATGTAGAAGTTTGGGAAATAGCAGGTAATAGATGGTTATGCTATCGTGATGGTGTGCCCATTAAAACACATAGGACAGAAAGAGAACAGATTGAGAAGTTCCTTTTATTGCCAGTTACACAAACAGTTCCATTTACTTGAACTTCATTAGGTGCAAGGTTGAAATTGGATGCAGGTACATAAAGAaatggatgaaggaatggatgattTTCATTAACACACATCCAAATCAAAAATAGACCTCATGGCACCTTACACAATTAGTGTGCTTAAAGAAAATGGCTGACTTCTCCTTTTAAATACTAAGCCCCACCCTTTCCTGGAGCAAGGGCTTATGGGGTTTGGAGTCCTTTTCTGGAGTTTTTTACAGGTAAcatgacagtggtggggctttaaccagccaccttctgattacttgttcagtatcttaaccagcacacatagccaatcatgtcagtgtAAATTCCAACAGCACCACTTAGATATAAACTCAGATCTTAGAAATAGTGAACTAGACTAAATTACCAACCAAACACCTTtccaaacatttattaaaaacagaataaaataaaaatagaataagtgTCTTATTCACTGAACTATTTAGACCCTTTTACTTTGTGGAAGTGATTACGTGTTTATTTTGAATTGTACTGAAAAAATAAtgacacagcaagaaggtgctgagtttgattcccaggtaaaaTTGAAAGTGTtctttgtgtggagttttgcatgttctctccatgtctgcatgggtttcttctgCGAGTTCCGTTTTTTTCCCCAtaattcaaagacatgcagccaagTTCATTGGAAATacgtaagtgtaagtgtgtgtgtgtgtgtgtgtgtgtgtgttattgccctgtgatggactggtgacctgaccAGGATGTTTCTAGTGAATAAACGTACGTGAGTTTTGTAATCATGCAGTGTGGGTCCTTCAGTACAGTCGATAGATGTTTAACTCCTGAATCTCCAATATTTCTTCTTCTCAGATCCACCTCACTCAGTTCTAACATCTTTATACCCATTTTATTCAGATAATCACAAGCTTTATTCATCTCAGGGCTTCTGCTCAAAAATCTacagaacaataaataataatattattacaccGTTATTTTACTGCTAATGTAACAGACCAGAATACAGGTGCAGTGAGTTTAGAGTGGATTCAAAATTACTTAATATTTAATTGTTAATGTTAAATTAGTATGTTTTTCAGTTGACTTTACACTTTGCGATCGTAACAGTCTGTATTTGCAGTTCTGTACGTTTTGTTCCACACGCTTGCCGTAGTCTTGTTGACTCAAGACATGTAAATGTACacctgagatattttacatttatacaataaaataatagacGTACAAGCTTTAATACCAAGTAAATATAGTTAATTACTAATCACATCACTTAACCAGCagggttttatttcattttgatgAGTAATTAAACTTCATATTAAACTGTTTAGCAGTGTTGGTGCAAACTCCTGCTTCACCAGAATTATACAAAATTATACActtctgtaaataataaaacctgCTAACAGTTTCAGtagttttaataaaaatttataataaatataagtatTTAATACGTTTCATTTCACACTGAGCTTTACTGTCTGATTTAAACACAAGAAGTTAAATGTACTCACCTCACTCTCAGTTTAGATTTTGGTTtctttaataaatcattaaacatCTTCATTCCTTCTGTTCCTGGATTATTTCCACTGAGATCCAGATCAGTTAGAGGTGATGATGGGTTTAACATCAGAGCTCCAGCCAGAGCAACATAACCTTCATCTGAGATCTTACAATCACTCAGTCTGTAAGTAGAATCATAAACAGTAAATCAGAACTTTAGGAGCTTTATGATCATTTACAGCTGATATAAGAATAAAAGTTTCTCTAAAGCAGCTCAAGATCTAAATTTAAAATGATTGTGTAGAAAATATTGATCCTAGAAATCAGGAATTCTTATTGCTAAAGGTTTtgtgtgtgatggtgatgaACTTATTgtaattacttaattacttttttttacttttcatttctgATTTCTGATTACTGTTTTTATTCCTAGATTTTAAAAAccctaaaaaaacaaacagttatAAAGAATCAGGTAGAATTTGACCTCTCATGCAGCAAAGTTTAGTAAATTATAATTGAAATTGTAGGAGCaatacactattatacacaaCAGATTCAGGAAGAATCCAGACCCCGGTTTTCTGCAGACTTTATTGTGTAGATTTAATTTGAAGTTCATTGGaaatacttgtgtgtgtgtgtgtgtgtgtgtgtgtgttattgccctgtgatggactggcaacctgtccaggattTTTCCAATAAATAAACGTACATGAGTTTTGTAATCGTGCAGTGTGGATCCTTCAGTACAGTCGATACATGTTTAACTCCTGAATCTCCAACATTTCTTCTTCCACTCAGATCCACCTCACTCAGTTCTAACATCTTTATATCCATTTTATTCAGATAATCACAAGCTTTATTCATCTCAGGGCTTCTGCTCAGAAAtctacaaaacaataaataataatattattacaccGTTATTTTACTGCTAATGTAACAGACCAGAATACAGGATCAGTGAGTTTAGAGTGGATTCAAAATTACTTCATATTTAATTGTTAATGTTAAATTAGTATGTAACAGTCTGTATTTGCAGTTCTGCACTTTTTGTTCCACACGCTTGCTGTAGTCTGGTCGAATCAAGACATGTAAATGTACACCtaagatattttacatttatacaataaaataatagacGTACAAGCTTTAATACCAAGTAAATATAGTTAATTACTAATCACATCACTTAACCAGCagggttttatttcattttgatgAGTAATTAAAGTTCATATTAAACTGTTTAGCAGTGTTGGTGCAAACTCCTGCTTCACCAAAATTATACAAAATTATACActtctgtaaataataaaacctgCTAACAGTTTtagttgttttaataataattaataataaataaatttttttaatatgttttgtttCACTCTGAGCTTTACTGACTGATTTAAACACAAGAAGTTAAATGTACTCACCTCACTCTCAGTTTAGATTTTGGTTtctttaataaatcattaaacatCTTCATTCCTTTTGTTCCTGGATTATTTCCACTGAGATCCAGATCAGTTAGAGGTGATGATGGGTTTAACATCAGAGCTCCAGCCAGAGCAACATAACCTTCATCTGAGATCTCACAATCACTCAGTCTGTAAGTAGAATCATAAACAATGAATCAGAACTTTAGGAGCTTTAAGAGCATTTACAGCTGATATAAGAATAAAAGTTTCTCTAAAGCAGCTCAAGATCTAAATTTAAAATGATTGTGTAGAAAATATTGATCCTAGAAATCAGGAATTGTTATTGCTAAAGGTTTtgtgtgtgatggtgatgaACTTATTgtaattacttaattactttttttttactttttattactgATTATTGATCGTTTTTTTTAGGGTTTTTAAAATCTAAGAATAAAACAGTTATA from Trichomycterus rosablanca isolate fTriRos1 chromosome 11, fTriRos1.hap1, whole genome shotgun sequence includes the following:
- the LOC134323465 gene encoding ribonuclease inhibitor-like, giving the protein MIISLYKNKFAAITTLPKLPSTFETAQLLFDQVFKIHGIPQDIVSDRGPQFVSQVWCSFCKALGTSVSLSSGFHPQSNGQAERANQELEAALHCITASNPSQWSTQLAWVEYAHNCSATGRSPIEASLGYQSPHFAEQEQELAVPSVKHHIRRCRKVWRQITRLSQCNLTDEGCSALFQVLSSDSSTVRELDLSNNQIQDSGVRLISDLLNNPNCKLHTVRLSDCGVREEGYAALAEALRSNPSSELMELDLGGNDPGDSGVKPLYDLLQHPNCKLKKLGLSDCEISDEGYVALAGALMLNPSSPLTDLDLSGNNPGTKGMKMFNDLLKKPKSKLRVRFLSRSPEMNKACDYLNKMDIKMLELSEVDLSGRRNVGDSGVKHVSTVLKDPHCTITKLILSDCKISDEGYVALAGALMLNPSSPLTDLDLSGNNPGTEGMKMFNDLLKKPKSKLRVRFLSRSPEMNKACDYLNKMGIKMLELSEVDLRRRNIGDSGVKHLSTVLKDPHCMITKLTLRDCEISDEGYVALAGALMLNPSSPLTDLDLSGNNPGTEGMKMFNDLLKKPKSKLRVRFLSPEMNKACDYLNKMGIKMLDLSEVDLSGRNIGDSGVKHVSTVLKDPHCMIIKLTLRNCSITDKSCTDLKSALDVNPSHLKDLDLSNNQLGDSGVIQISHLLKDPQFKLHKLTLIVV